cacctctctctctctctctctctctctctgcaaaaccaaaccaaacgcAAAAACACCGAAACTTCCATTTTCTTACAAATTCCACTCTGACTGCGACCTAGTCAGTTAGTCaatcaatcaaacaaacaatACGACACCGTTTTCCCCTCTCCTCATGCTCTaaaaaaacccccaaaaccaccaccactacctCTACTACATGGCCATAGCTGAAGAGCAGCAGCAGAAATCTCCGTCAGACGGAAAAGTCTGGAACTTCTTCAAGCTACCTTTCCGTCACTCCAATACGACGCCGtcttcttcgtcttcgtctCACAACGCTCCTCCACCTCACGCGAATAACAATTACAGTGCTAATCACAGCACCGTTTCGAATAACAACAACAGTAGTATTATTAACATGAATAACATCAGTAATAATCATCATCATGTTGAAGGATCGAACCCTCAGGGTTCGAACTCGGTTTCTTCCGTAGCCAGGTCGCTTCTTCCAGCTCGCCGTCGACTCAAGCTCGATCCTTCCAATAAGCTCTACTTTCCCTGTacgtatttatttatttatttttttttaatttttttaattttttcgtGTTCGATCTAATTAATTGTTGAATTTGATGATCTCGATCTATTTTTGGCtttggtgattttttgtttgaccaactaaaaaaaaaaaagctagtgCATATTGACTATAAAAACTGACCGTAAAAATAGCAGGATAAAAGCTTTATATCTGATTTTGTCGTCTAATTAGGGACCTAGGTTTGAATCGCGTTGTACGTATAAAATTAGGCCGTTTGGGTGTCTTGGGTTGATAGTAAAGAGCTATGATTATGGAGCAGATGCCATAGTTTCAAATCCCGgtcaatttaataattaagcGAGTTTAGACTTTAGACTTTGATAAATTGTTaggataaaaatgatttttcgATGTTCTTAAAAATGTTTTGGTACTTgaatatgatgcatttttgtTGGGGAGGTAGGGTTTGATATAATAACATGTTGCGACACTACATTAAGCCAATGCACATCAACCTATGTTATATCAATTACTCCCTCTTATGAGTACTCCAACAATGTTGATAATCCAAGTTCAAATGTATCGGGACCTTACACTGAAATGTTTGTGTGCTGAATCATgttttgcagtttttttttttttgggtacttgTGTTCTTCTGATATTAGTCACTTATTCTTAcctgatgattttttttttgaaataatttcttTTGAAGATGAACCTGGCAAACAGGTAAGGAGTGCTGTTAGGATTAAAAACACAAGCAAGTCCAATGTAGCCTTTAAGGTAATGAAATTTCATTTTCTccttatgtttgtgtttttgtggtTTTTATCCGTAATGGATTATAGGATCTTAGATTATGCGTTGAAATTAGGAGAACGTCATAGACATTCACGGTCTCTGTACAAGACTATTTCTCATAATAGCATGTTTTGGTTGATTGTGTCATTATAAGGAGTGTGCTTGAGCAAACCTTTTGAATTTctaatgagtttttatttttatttctccttGCTTTAGTTCCAAACAACTGCGCCAAAAAGCTGTTTCATGCGTCCTCCTGGGGCTATTCTTTCTCCTGGTGAGAGTATCATAGCTACTGGTAATAACCACTTTACCTCTCAtgcatttctttcattttaatgaTATTGAGTCTTCGGGAagataatatatcaattttgtCATCTGTCTGTTTGTTGAATATATTTCCAAGTTTATCCTTTTGCTTTGGATATATATGCCAGTGTTCAAGTTCGTGGAGCAGCcagaaaacaatgaaaaacCAGAAAAGAGCAAGcttaagtttaaaataatgaGCCTTAAGGTCAAAGGAGTAACAGATTACATACCTGAGCTGGTGAGTTTCACTTTCTGAATAGCTATTAGATTATCATGTGAATTTGATGAACATAATCATTATGGACATGAACATGTATATTCTTGGTGGCCAGACCATGATTGGGTAAAATTATCCTAAATTGTTGCATTCATAATTTCTTTCTATTGGTGGCATAAGTATAATTAGAGCCATTCAAAAACCTGATGCACCCAAAAAACACTTACTGATCTGATCCGACCCAGCCCGTTTTGGTCTGTTTTGCAGATTAGCTTGGTCTGATTAGGTTCTGTAACCCGCTAACCCCGAACCCAACTTGTTCCTGTTGCTTTTGGGGTTGACTCCTTTCAATTCGATTAACCCAAACTTACCGAATCCCATCTCTCAAGTCCTATCGCTGCCACTCACCATCCTTGTCCACCACGCCTCACCCCCCTCCTTGATTCTCACTGTCCCTCCTGCCTTGCTCACCTCTTCATTTCAATCCACTCACCCTTGACACTATTTTACCCTTGCTGTTGTTGTTGACGAGGCAAGCTGATGGGACCAACTGTTTCCGACCAGCAACTCAAAAAGGAAGTTTGGTTAACCCAATCCTTTTCCAACAGTGTCGATTACAACTTTCAAACCCAATGTGATCAAGTTAGGCGGTGGGTTGATCTTCAACCCAACCAAACTCTACCCATGAACACCCTTAAGTGCAAACTATCATTAAATTGTTAGGTGCTGAAGGACAGTATATATACGagcttttttattaaatttctttcaGATTCTAATCGGGTGTTTGAGCAATTAGAAAACTGAATGCTATTCGTCTGCCTAGTAGATCagatgtcttcttcttcttcttcttcttttggctaGGGCCTTGAGGATGTCCTTGACACCTTGTACCAATGAATTGTGAAATGCTATGGTTcttaaaatatgttttattaatttattgaagATCAACCTGCAGCTCCAAATAGAATTGCTGCGTGTAATCATGATGTACCTCTTGATAGGGCTTTGAACCACTTTACCATTCAGTCTTAATCAAATTCTGAGTTGCTTGCCACCTCTATTGGATGATTACTTTTCCGGCATGTTCTATTCCTTACTAGTTGCCTCTGTAATAATTGTCCTAGTGCACAAAACCTTTTTCTTAACTGTTCTTGGTGAACTAATCTTTGTTGTTGTATTTCCCGTctgccctttctttttcttcagtttGATGAGCAGAGGGATCAAGTAGCAGTAGAGCAGATATTGCGGGTTGTTTTTCTAGATCCAGAGCGTCAAAGCCCTGTAAGTACTATTGTCATTAATTTTAAATCTCAGTATGATTGCTTCTGCATCTGCAGTGTATTTTCTATTTAACATGCATAAAATACATATGTAGAGCATTCCTGTTAATATGaggtttaattttttgttttcttcaaggCCATGGAAAAATTGAAGCGCCAGTTGGCTGACGCTGATGCTGCAGTTGAGAATCGCAAAAAACCTCCAGAAGAAGGTCCAAGGATTATCGGGGAAGGTCTTGTCATAGATGAATGGGTGAGTTTGCTGTCTCATAACATTTTATGAAGATTTTCTTGTAAACTTTTACTTATATGGTGgacttcatttctttttatgcTATTGTTCTCTCAGAAAGAGCGAAGGGAAAGATACCTTGCTCGACAGCAGGTTGAAGGGGAAGTCTCTGTATAGAGTGGTGCTTGCAGTTCTTCCAAGTAATTACTTTCATTTGGTGGAAAATTGTATAATCTTCTGTTAAGTATCATTTGCAACCCTACCAAAGATTTTAAGTAATGAGAAGGATGTTTTATTTATAGAATTGGTTAGAAAAATTTTAGACATCTTTTGGTGAAAAAAGACAGGTGTGAATCTTCTATACTTGGAGTGACTTATTAATGATCAGCAAGACACTACTGCCTGTAGAtaatgtgatttttgtttttttctcccCAAGGAATAAAGTGGTATTTCTTGATGTGTTCCAGTAAATTGTTCACTGCATGTTTAGGAGTGCTCTTATGGATTAACAATCATTTTGATGATGTTAACAACTTAGCATGGCCTTCTTGGTAATTTGCAGTGCTTTATCCCATATGTTTTACTACACAACACTGCATACATTTCTGAGATAGCATATCATTATGGGTAATCTTTTGCAATAAATAGAGTAGTGAAATATTTACTTCTTGAAGGGAACTAATGTTGCAAATTCCCACAGTTGTGGTTGACAAAGAAGTCTGTTCCTGTTACTAGTTGAATACTCGAATCTGTTATTCTTGTTACCAATGTTATGTAACAGACATGACTTCCCTCTGCtctgtatctttttttttttttttttctcgggCGATGATCTAGTAGTCAATTTTGTGATGTTGTTCATGGTTATATATTAAGAATGGGATGGAGGAAATTCATTAACCCTTGTTGTGCCaataattatcatatatatatatccgaTATGCATTTTCTCTCTCACAGCACATGGGCTCTACAATTTGGTGGGACTCACGTGCTATGGGGAGGTTGCATATGCCGGATGTATGAGGTACTTTCATATGCTAAACAATTAGTCAATTCATCTTAATCTTAAACCACATTGCCTTCAGCATGCAAActgattatataaataatgatTGATTTGAGTAAGTGGGAGGAAAAAATCTCAGGTGAGACGGGTGGGTTCCACATGTCAGTGAGACAAGGGGCTTACACACCCGTCTCACGTAATACCTGCTCAAGTGGGAGAGGAGTAAACAATTCAAACAGGGGACCAATTGAAGGTCTTCTCAACCAGCTCATGTAGCCAACTGTAGTTGGAAAGGTCATTGGGAC
The sequence above is drawn from the Castanea sativa cultivar Marrone di Chiusa Pesio chromosome 5, ASM4071231v1 genome and encodes:
- the LOC142636418 gene encoding vesicle-associated protein 4-1-like, which translates into the protein MAIAEEQQQKSPSDGKVWNFFKLPFRHSNTTPSSSSSSHNAPPPHANNNYSANHSTVSNNNNSSIINMNNISNNHHHVEGSNPQGSNSVSSVARSLLPARRRLKLDPSNKLYFPYEPGKQVRSAVRIKNTSKSNVAFKFQTTAPKSCFMRPPGAILSPGESIIATVFKFVEQPENNEKPEKSKLKFKIMSLKVKGVTDYIPELFDEQRDQVAVEQILRVVFLDPERQSPAMEKLKRQLADADAAVENRKKPPEEGPRIIGEGLVIDEWKERRERYLARQQVEGEVSV